DNA sequence from the Pseudoduganella plicata genome:
ATGGCCGTGACGGCGTCGCAGATGTGCTTGGAAAAATCCAGCTCCGTCGTCGAGAACGACTCCGGCGTGTACTCGAAGCCCCAGTTGGTCTCGGGATGCTCGGCGATCAGGGCTTTGACCAGCTTCGTGCCGGTGGTGGCGATCGTCGTGATCTCCTCGCGCGACATGCCGAAGACGACCTTGCGGAACACCGGCGCCACGGAGTTGTACAGGTGGACGATGGCGTTCTTCGCGCCGGCCGCCGCCTGCACGGTGCGGCGGATCAGCTCTTCGCGCGACTGCGTCAGCACGATGATGGTGACGTCGTCGGGGATGCGGTCGTCTTCGATCAGCTTACGCACAAAGTCGAAGTCCGTCTGCGACGCCGAAGGGAAGCCCACTTCGATTTCCTTCAGGCCTGTCTTGATCAGGAGGTCGAAGAAGCGCAGCTTCTTTTCGATGCTCATCGGCTCGATCAGCGCCTGGTTACCGTCGCGCAGGTCTGTACTCATCCAGATCGGCGGCTTCGTGATCGTGTTGTTCGGCCACGTGCGGTCGGACAGCTGGACAGGCGGGAAGGCGCGGTATTTCGACGACGGGTTCTGCAACATCATGGTGTACTCCTGGGTTCTCGAATTTGGGAAGGCGCGGGCGCGGCCGGCATTTGCGGTGGCGCGAGGCTGCCTGATGGCCACGGGACGCTAGACCAGGCAGCCGGTCGGTAGCGATAGGGCGGCAGCGGGCCGGGAAAATGCGGCAGGTGCGACGGACGGATGATGGATGGCCGTGGTGAACATCGGTGCAAACTTTCCTGGTGTGAGGCGGTGCGGCTTGTGGCCGGCTAGGAGTACAGCGTGCGACGCGCGCTTGGGATGAAACGATCAGGCGCGTGCTGGTAGGCGCGTTGCCAGCGGTAGGCTGGCAAGCGATAGCAGGAAAGCTGGTAGTTGCGGATGCGTGAACATGCAGCCAATGTACGAGACGAGGTTGAAACTTGTCAAGAGAATTCGTTTGGCCGCTGGCGGACGATCGGGGAGAAGCAGCGGGGGACTGGCCCCTGCCTGCGGCAGGAGCCAGTCCCCGACATCTATTCCGGTGGCGTCAGCCGACCACCACCCGCGCGTCGCCGGCCGCCATCTCGCCAATCACCGCCGCAGCTTCGAAGCCGCCCTGCGCAAACACCGCCAGCACCTCGTCCACGACGGAAGGATCGCACGATACCAGCAGCCCGCCGGAAGTCTGCGGATCGGTCAGCAGCGTATGCTGCGCCGCCGTGATGCCGGCACCCAGCGTGACATCCTTGCCATACGCGTCCCAGTTGCGCCCGGAAGCGCCGGTGAAGTAGCCGTCGTGCGCCAGTTGCTCGACGCCCGGCAGCAGGGGAATGCGCGCCATGTCGAGCCTTGCCGTCAGCCCGGCGCCGCGCGCCAGTTCCAGCAGGTGGCCCAGCAGGCCAAAGCCGGTGACGTCCGTCATCGCGTGCACGCCTGCCAGTTCGGACAGCGCCTTGCCCGGCTTGTTCAGTTTCGTCGTGTTGGCGATCATCGCCGCATAGCCTTCTTCGCCCAGCACGTCCTTCTTCAGCGCGGCCGACAGCACGCCCACGCCCAGCGGCTTGCCCAGCACCAGCACGTCGCCGGCGCGCGCATCCGCGTTGCGCTTGATCTTCGACGGATGCACGAGGCCCATCACCACCAGGCCGTAGATCGGCTCGACCGAATCGATCGTGTGGCCGCCCGCAATGGGAATGCCGGCTTCCGCGCAGATCGATTCGCCGCCCTTGATGATCTGGCCGATCGTCTCGATGGGCAGCTTGTTGACAGGCATGCCGACGAGGGCCAGCGCCATGATCGGCGTGCCGCCCATCGCGTAGACGTCCGAGATCGCATTGGTGGCGGCGATGCGGCCGAAGTCGAACGGGTCGTCGACGATGGGCATGAAGAAGTCGGTCGTGGCGATCAGCGCCTGCTCGTCGTTGAGCAGGTAGACGGCCGCGTCATCGGCCGTTTCGATCCCGACCAGCAGTTCCTTCGGCACCGGAAAGCCGTGCGAGTTCTTCAGGATTTCGGACAGCACGCCCGGTGCGATCTTGCAGCCGCAGCCGCCGCCATGGGAGAAGGAAGTCAGTTTGATCGGTTCAGTTGCCATGATGTTATGTCGTATCCGGTGAGGTGAGCCCCAGATTATCCACCAAGTCCAGCAAGGCTGCCCGCTCCGTCGCTGGCGCGAACAGCACCGCGCGCGCGGCGCATTGCGCCCGCAACAGCGCGTGATAAGCCGGATCGGCGATGCTGCGGTCGATCAGCCGGGCCAGCGCCACCACGTCCCCGGGCGGGAAGTACCCGGCATAGTCCGCGCCCAGCATGCCGCGGTTGCCGGAGATGTCGCTGGCCAGCACGGGCACGCCGCTCGTCACGGCCTCGATGATGACGTTGGCGCCACCTTCCATGCGCGAGCACAGCGCCATCGCATGGCTGCGCCGCAGCCGCTGGCGCGTCTGCGCGCGGGGCAGGGCGCCCAGCCAGCGGTAGCGCGGCACCTGCTCCTGCGTGGCCTGCGCCTGCGCACCCAACGCCGGGTCGAGGGCGCCGCCGATGTGGAGCAGGCGGGCGCGGGGCGCCGTTACCAGCGCGGCGGCCTGCATGAACGTGACGGGATCCTTTTCGTCGCGCAGGTGGCCGATCATGGCGATGTCCGCATGGCGGCGCGGCGCCGTCCAGGG
Encoded proteins:
- the senB gene encoding selenoneine biosynthesis selenosugar synthase SenB; the encoded protein is MAKPPLVCIVSPALAPANNGNWQSAARWARFLRSRCRVQVIQQWRPGAAPAPDLLIALHARRSADSLAAFHAAHPDRPTILLLTGTDLYRDIHVDTAAKGSLACATHLVLLQDAGIDELPPPLRGKATVIYQSAPSLKPWTAPRRHADIAMIGHLRDEKDPVTFMQAAALVTAPRARLLHIGGALDPALGAQAQATQEQVPRYRWLGALPRAQTRQRLRRSHAMALCSRMEGGANVIIEAVTSGVPVLASDISGNRGMLGADYAGYFPPGDVVALARLIDRSIADPAYHALLRAQCAARAVLFAPATERAALLDLVDNLGLTSPDTT
- the selD gene encoding selenide, water dikinase SelD, which encodes MATEPIKLTSFSHGGGCGCKIAPGVLSEILKNSHGFPVPKELLVGIETADDAAVYLLNDEQALIATTDFFMPIVDDPFDFGRIAATNAISDVYAMGGTPIMALALVGMPVNKLPIETIGQIIKGGESICAEAGIPIAGGHTIDSVEPIYGLVVMGLVHPSKIKRNADARAGDVLVLGKPLGVGVLSAALKKDVLGEEGYAAMIANTTKLNKPGKALSELAGVHAMTDVTGFGLLGHLLELARGAGLTARLDMARIPLLPGVEQLAHDGYFTGASGRNWDAYGKDVTLGAGITAAQHTLLTDPQTSGGLLVSCDPSVVDEVLAVFAQGGFEAAAVIGEMAAGDARVVVG